In Pedobacter africanus, a single window of DNA contains:
- a CDS encoding PorP/SprF family type IX secretion system membrane protein, with translation MKIVKRIVASVFFLCMFAGYSAAQQNIQFSQYVFNSLSVNPAYAGYKEEWFAQLALRAQWIGVEGAPQTGTVSLDGIVDPRDRKMGLGFQITSDKIGPQSSTSVTANYAYRLQLDQDDTRRLSFGIGIGAAQYNLKGDMIKTGEGGDRAVAGQNDSRIVPDVRFGVFYNSNFWYMGLSLMDAFSGSDVNVRSVSAAFNIVRSRHAYLIMGGLANLSPDVRVRPSLMIKEDFKGPTSADFNVMAIFNDKLWLGGSYRTGFSLWKKQYNTLNLGKQNSISGIVQVFLSERFRIGYSYDHVTSKLSSNQNGSHELTLGLTFGRVPRSFICPRVF, from the coding sequence ATGAAGATTGTAAAACGCATTGTGGCTTCCGTATTTTTTCTCTGCATGTTTGCGGGGTATTCGGCCGCGCAGCAAAACATACAATTCTCTCAATATGTATTCAATAGTTTAAGCGTAAATCCAGCTTATGCTGGTTATAAGGAGGAGTGGTTTGCACAACTTGCGCTTCGTGCTCAATGGATTGGGGTAGAAGGTGCTCCCCAGACCGGGACGGTATCTCTTGACGGCATCGTTGACCCGAGAGACAGGAAAATGGGACTTGGTTTCCAGATTACTTCTGATAAAATAGGCCCTCAATCTTCTACTTCAGTAACTGCAAACTATGCTTATCGGTTGCAGCTCGATCAGGATGATACCAGAAGACTGAGTTTTGGCATTGGAATAGGTGCCGCCCAGTATAACCTGAAAGGAGATATGATCAAAACAGGAGAGGGCGGTGACCGGGCGGTTGCAGGACAAAATGATAGCCGTATTGTACCTGATGTAAGGTTTGGTGTATTTTACAATTCCAACTTCTGGTATATGGGACTTTCCCTGATGGATGCCTTTTCGGGATCGGATGTTAATGTAAGGAGTGTTTCTGCTGCTTTCAATATTGTACGCAGCAGGCATGCGTACCTCATTATGGGTGGTCTGGCCAATCTTTCGCCCGATGTGCGGGTTCGTCCCAGTCTTATGATAAAGGAAGATTTTAAAGGTCCAACAAGTGCTGACTTTAATGTGATGGCCATATTTAACGATAAGTTGTGGCTTGGCGGGTCTTATAGAACGGGTTTCAGTCTGTGGAAGAAACAGTACAACACACTTAATCTCGGCAAACAAAATTCAATCTCCGGTATTGTCCAGGTTTTTCTGAGCGAACGTTTTCGCATCGGGTACTCTTACGATCATGTAACCAGCAAGCTGAGCAGCAACCAGAATGGTTCTCATGAACTTACCCTTGGATTAACCTTTGGAAGGGTGCCCAGATCATTCATTTGTCCGCGTGTTTTTTAA
- a CDS encoding energy transducer TonB, with amino-acid sequence MLGSKIDLSGNQWLEIVFNQKNKSYGAYALRRQSASDTSKALFIAGSLFILFFLSPKLISLVKGSDRVDDTRIHERVVEVQPPPALNPETPPPAVIEPPAPKQNQIKFLPPVVVEDDKVDDLDPVQLKDLAIANPGQKTVEGQEDGQLVITETPGIGKEQVAAAGDDVYPDFRALEVQPDFPGGMDKFYKYLSKAIRFPAAAQEANISGKVFLSFIIEKNGTLTDIKVERKLGYGTDEEAVRVLTGSPKWMPGIQNGKAVRVKYNIPINFSLAQ; translated from the coding sequence ATGTTAGGTTCAAAAATTGATCTGTCAGGTAACCAATGGCTGGAGATTGTGTTTAATCAGAAAAACAAAAGCTATGGTGCTTATGCGCTTCGCCGGCAAAGCGCTTCTGATACAAGTAAAGCCCTTTTTATTGCGGGGTCTTTATTTATTTTATTTTTTTTATCTCCTAAGCTGATCAGTTTGGTAAAAGGGAGCGATAGGGTAGATGATACGCGAATTCATGAACGGGTTGTAGAAGTGCAGCCGCCTCCCGCCCTGAACCCGGAAACGCCGCCGCCTGCAGTTATTGAACCTCCGGCACCCAAACAAAATCAAATTAAGTTTTTACCACCCGTGGTTGTAGAGGATGACAAAGTCGATGATTTAGATCCGGTACAGCTAAAAGATCTGGCAATTGCTAATCCGGGCCAGAAAACAGTAGAGGGGCAGGAAGATGGGCAGCTTGTAATTACAGAAACCCCGGGTATTGGTAAAGAACAGGTGGCTGCAGCAGGCGACGATGTGTACCCAGATTTTAGAGCCTTAGAAGTGCAGCCTGATTTTCCAGGCGGAATGGATAAATTCTACAAATACCTGTCAAAAGCTATCCGTTTTCCGGCGGCAGCGCAGGAAGCAAACATATCAGGAAAAGTGTTCCTGTCCTTTATCATTGAAAAAAACGGTACGCTTACCGATATCAAAGTTGAGCGGAAACTAGGCTATGGCACAGATGAAGAAGCTGTAAGGGTGCTCACAGGAAGTCCGAAATGGATGCCTGGTATTCAGAACGGAAAAGCCGTACGTGTAAAATACAACATTCCAATTAACTTTTCTTTAGCGCAATAG
- a CDS encoding NAD(P)H-dependent oxidoreductase, with translation MTKIFVINGGQVFGHSGGLFNRSITEKTLDFFNNKPGFEVRHTDINQPYNIKEEVENYKWADILIYHTPVWWFQLPHEFKKYIDLVFTEGHNNGIYHSDGRSAANPAVNYGTGGLMNGKKYMLTTSWNAPQEAFTLPREFFNQKSVDEGPMFGFHRMNAFTGMKPLEGIHFHDVEKNADVVKDLKRYEAHLEKIFSSNLEIGMCA, from the coding sequence ATGACAAAAATATTCGTTATCAACGGAGGGCAGGTATTCGGACATTCCGGCGGCCTGTTCAACAGGAGCATCACTGAAAAGACACTCGACTTTTTTAATAATAAGCCCGGGTTCGAAGTCAGGCATACCGACATCAATCAGCCTTACAACATTAAGGAAGAAGTTGAAAATTACAAATGGGCCGATATTCTCATTTACCATACACCTGTATGGTGGTTTCAGCTTCCGCATGAATTTAAGAAGTATATTGATTTGGTGTTTACAGAAGGGCACAACAATGGCATTTACCATAGCGATGGTCGTTCTGCTGCCAATCCCGCTGTCAATTACGGAACAGGTGGCCTGATGAATGGTAAAAAGTATATGCTGACCACCTCATGGAATGCACCTCAGGAAGCCTTTACCCTACCCAGAGAATTTTTCAACCAGAAAAGTGTGGACGAAGGCCCTATGTTTGGATTTCACCGTATGAATGCATTCACAGGTATGAAACCGCTGGAAGGCATACATTTTCATGATGTAGAAAAAAATGCAGATGTGGTAAAGGACCTGAAACGCTACGAGGCACATCTGGAAAAGATCTTCAGCAGTAATCTCGAAATAGGCATGTGTGCCTAA
- a CDS encoding LysR family transcriptional regulator has product MVNLEWFRTFKVIYECGTLTGAAEALYISQPGVSLHLSSLESYVGYKLFDRTSRKMIATERAKVLYNYIQEPLAKLEEAERHFHKSVERDVPTISIGMCFETFQYTLESYLPGLPFNVIIKFGDYPQMLSDLDAGILDLIITPQKGEYKGLLYEPFFKEKIVLVCGKGTSVEDFENFVKRNDKAACLSWLKQQTWYGTTGDMEHQRRFWYNNFGKRPDFKPNYIVPNLCSIIRCLSTGKGLAVMPDFLSRQELDAGNIKVLWEGREPIENTLYFGTRKNTVYEEQIKVIKDIFLKEMGEPQSLLTKK; this is encoded by the coding sequence ATGGTAAATCTGGAATGGTTCAGAACTTTTAAAGTGATATATGAATGTGGTACGCTTACAGGTGCTGCTGAGGCTTTATATATTTCGCAGCCCGGGGTGAGTCTGCATTTGAGTTCTCTTGAGTCCTACGTGGGTTACAAATTATTTGATCGTACTTCACGGAAAATGATAGCGACAGAAAGGGCCAAGGTCCTTTACAATTACATTCAGGAACCACTTGCAAAACTGGAAGAGGCTGAAAGGCACTTCCATAAAAGTGTGGAACGCGATGTTCCAACCATTAGTATAGGTATGTGTTTTGAAACCTTTCAATATACACTCGAATCTTATCTGCCCGGGCTTCCTTTTAATGTGATCATTAAATTTGGAGATTATCCTCAAATGCTGAGTGATCTTGATGCGGGTATCCTCGATCTGATCATTACCCCGCAAAAAGGAGAGTATAAGGGTTTGTTGTACGAACCCTTTTTCAAAGAAAAAATAGTATTGGTATGTGGAAAAGGAACTTCTGTAGAAGATTTCGAAAATTTTGTTAAGCGTAATGACAAGGCTGCTTGTCTGAGTTGGTTAAAGCAGCAAACCTGGTACGGAACCACAGGCGACATGGAACATCAGCGGAGGTTTTGGTATAATAACTTTGGTAAGCGCCCCGATTTTAAGCCTAATTATATTGTTCCGAACCTCTGCTCAATTATCAGATGTTTAAGTACAGGTAAAGGCCTGGCCGTAATGCCTGATTTTCTTTCCAGGCAGGAGCTAGACGCCGGGAACATAAAAGTACTTTGGGAAGGCAGGGAGCCTATTGAAAACACGCTATACTTCGGCACGCGTAAAAACACCGTTTATGAAGAACAGATCAAAGTGATAAAAGACATCTTTTTGAAAGAAATGGGAGAACCGCAAAGCCTTTTAACCAAAAAATAA
- a CDS encoding nucleoside recognition domain-containing protein: MALSRIWSAFIIVAIVVAGVKCFFFGQSDIFNWMVIGKADDPANPLKLDGIIQTCWVAVELCLKLIGILALFMGLMSIAERAGGIRLLSRIVGPFFSKLFPDIPKGHPSMGHMIMNFSANLLGLDNAATPFGLKAMESLQELNPSKDVASNSQIMFLCLHAAGLNLIPVSVIAIRASQNASNPTDIFIPCLIVTFVGTIAAMLIVSFKQKINILQPVIIIWVLSISFVIALLVLYIVSLNAEGIKSFSGILSNGLILLVFLLIVLGGLYKKIDVFDAFIDGAKNGFDTAIKIVPYLVGMLVAISLLRTSGTFDVVISAIKNGFAFLGADTRFVEGLPTALIRPLSGGAARGMMVSTMETYGPDSFASRLSGIFQGASDTTFYIVAVYFGSVSIKNTRYAIGAMLLADLVGVCTAIGLAYLFFG, translated from the coding sequence ATGGCGTTAAGTAGAATCTGGTCTGCCTTTATTATTGTTGCTATTGTAGTAGCAGGTGTTAAATGCTTCTTTTTTGGGCAAAGTGATATTTTCAACTGGATGGTCATCGGCAAGGCCGATGATCCGGCAAACCCCTTAAAGCTGGATGGCATCATACAAACCTGCTGGGTTGCTGTTGAGCTTTGTTTGAAACTTATAGGAATCCTGGCCTTGTTTATGGGATTGATGAGTATCGCTGAAAGGGCTGGTGGAATTCGATTGCTATCAAGAATTGTCGGCCCATTCTTTTCTAAACTTTTCCCCGATATTCCAAAAGGACATCCCTCAATGGGCCACATGATCATGAATTTCTCAGCCAATTTACTGGGGCTGGACAATGCAGCTACACCATTTGGATTAAAAGCCATGGAAAGCCTGCAGGAGCTCAATCCGAGTAAAGACGTGGCTTCCAATTCCCAGATCATGTTCCTGTGCTTACATGCAGCCGGATTAAACCTGATCCCGGTTAGCGTAATTGCCATAAGGGCTTCACAGAATGCATCCAACCCTACTGATATATTTATTCCCTGCTTAATTGTAACCTTTGTTGGCACCATAGCTGCCATGCTGATTGTATCTTTTAAGCAAAAGATTAACATTCTTCAGCCTGTCATTATCATCTGGGTGCTCAGCATTTCCTTTGTAATTGCCTTATTGGTATTGTATATCGTTTCTTTAAATGCAGAAGGCATCAAATCATTTTCGGGTATCTTGAGTAATGGTTTGATATTACTGGTGTTTTTATTGATTGTTTTAGGCGGGCTTTATAAAAAAATAGACGTTTTTGACGCCTTTATTGACGGTGCAAAAAATGGCTTTGATACTGCCATTAAGATTGTACCTTACCTTGTAGGCATGCTGGTAGCCATATCGCTCCTGCGTACCAGTGGAACTTTTGATGTGGTGATCAGTGCTATAAAAAATGGATTTGCATTCCTGGGCGCCGATACCCGTTTTGTAGAGGGGCTGCCTACTGCCCTGATCCGGCCTTTAAGTGGCGGGGCAGCACGCGGAATGATGGTAAGCACCATGGAAACTTATGGGCCCGATTCTTTTGCCAGCAGGCTTTCAGGAATATTCCAGGGTGCTTCAGATACCACTTTTTATATAGTAGCCGTTTATTTTGGCTCGGTAAGCATAAAAAACACACGTTATGCCATTGGCGCCATGTTACTGGCCGATCTGGTAGGTGTTTGTACTGCCATAGGTTTAGCCTATTTATTTTTTGGTTAA
- a CDS encoding S9 family peptidase, with translation MLKKLSPLLFLLLFSSAGFAQKKPLNHNVYDSWEAIGAKQLSNNGLWSAYTILKQEGDGNLYLQNLVTNTRINIARGTNLQFSSDSKHAALVVKPLFKDTRESRIKKKKPDDMTKDSLFIIDLANSGITKVARIKSYKMSEKGTSLLAYLLEKSPDTTKKTRPGLTPATPKKDDAEAFAFDEPESKTKQEGTDLILKNLTTGIERTFKYVSDYSFNKNGKQMVFACTGSKKDKTAPEGVFLLNTEKGTVKTLVNGKGNFKNFQFNEEGEYLVFLGERSPEKKEIKDFNIYYNSTSLDTAQILVDNEMKGMPAKWAVSGDTRLSFSKDGNKLFFGIAPVKQPKDTTLVDFEHAKLDVWGYKDDYLQPMQLKRLETELKRSYLTAMEIFNSDPKIVPLTDLKLPEATPVAEGNANFVLASTDYGNRIQSQWTGSSIKDYYLVDTKTGARKKIIEGLSGFAVASPAGKYIVYFDKTNSNWYTYNVQNASIVHLNKGLAVKFVEEDNDVPDEPGPYGAAAWIEDDKAILIYDRYDIWEFSPDGKAEPQNITNGFGRQNKITFRYQKTDPESKFLEKKAHIWLSAFNNTTKENGFYKKNIGDRKNPELVVMEKMKYSDLSKAKDAERYIFDKGSYVNSPDVYVSSDMKTQVKLSNTNPQQQNYNWGTAELVKWTTPKGFNAEGILYKPEDFDPAKRYPMIVYFYEKLSDGLYTYNAPAPTPSRLNIPYFVSNGYLVFAPDISYEKGYPGKSAEEFINSGVESLKKNTWVDGSKIGIQGQSWGGYQVAHLITRTNMYAAAWAGAPVVNMTSAYGGMRWESGMNRQFQYEKTQSRIGATLWEKPELYIENSPLFKLPNVTTPVVIMANDADGAVPWYQGIEMFTGLRRLGKPVWMLNYNNEAHNLMQRQNRKDIQIREQQFFDYYLKGAKAPVWMVNGIPATEKGKTWGFELTDEKP, from the coding sequence ATGCTAAAAAAACTAAGTCCGCTCTTATTCTTGTTGCTATTTTCCAGTGCAGGTTTTGCACAAAAGAAACCATTAAACCATAACGTTTATGACAGTTGGGAAGCTATAGGGGCAAAACAGCTATCTAACAATGGTTTGTGGTCTGCTTATACCATACTAAAACAGGAAGGTGATGGCAATTTGTACCTGCAAAATCTGGTTACCAACACTAGAATAAACATAGCAAGGGGCACAAACCTGCAGTTTAGCAGCGATTCAAAACATGCCGCCTTAGTGGTTAAACCCCTGTTTAAAGATACCCGCGAAAGCAGGATAAAAAAGAAAAAACCAGATGATATGACCAAAGATTCTCTGTTTATAATTGATCTTGCAAATTCAGGTATTACAAAAGTAGCCAGAATTAAATCTTATAAAATGTCCGAAAAAGGCACCTCACTCCTGGCCTACCTGTTGGAAAAAAGCCCGGATACAACAAAGAAAACAAGACCAGGCCTTACACCTGCAACACCAAAAAAAGATGATGCGGAGGCATTTGCATTTGATGAGCCCGAAAGCAAAACCAAACAGGAAGGTACAGATCTTATCCTTAAAAACCTGACCACAGGCATCGAACGTACATTTAAATATGTGAGCGACTATAGCTTTAACAAGAACGGTAAACAAATGGTCTTTGCCTGCACAGGTTCAAAAAAAGACAAAACTGCGCCTGAAGGCGTATTCCTGCTGAATACAGAAAAAGGAACTGTGAAAACCCTTGTAAATGGTAAAGGAAATTTTAAAAACTTCCAATTTAACGAAGAAGGAGAATACCTTGTGTTTTTGGGAGAGCGCAGTCCTGAAAAAAAAGAAATTAAAGATTTTAATATCTATTATAACTCTACAAGCCTGGATACCGCCCAGATCCTGGTCGACAATGAAATGAAAGGAATGCCTGCAAAATGGGCGGTTAGTGGGGATACCAGGCTAAGTTTTAGTAAAGACGGAAATAAACTATTTTTTGGAATTGCACCTGTAAAGCAACCAAAGGACACCACTTTGGTAGATTTTGAGCATGCAAAATTAGATGTATGGGGCTATAAAGACGATTACCTGCAACCTATGCAGTTAAAAAGACTCGAAACTGAGCTCAAGCGCTCTTATTTAACGGCAATGGAAATATTTAACAGCGATCCAAAAATTGTTCCGCTAACGGATCTAAAATTACCGGAGGCAACTCCTGTAGCAGAAGGCAATGCCAACTTCGTACTGGCTTCTACAGACTACGGCAACAGGATCCAATCGCAATGGACTGGAAGTTCAATAAAAGATTATTATCTGGTAGATACCAAAACAGGTGCAAGAAAGAAGATCATTGAAGGCCTGTCCGGATTTGCAGTTGCATCTCCTGCCGGTAAATACATCGTTTATTTCGATAAAACAAATTCAAACTGGTACACCTATAACGTACAGAATGCAAGCATAGTCCATTTAAACAAAGGTCTTGCTGTCAAATTTGTAGAAGAAGATAATGATGTCCCTGACGAACCAGGTCCATATGGCGCCGCCGCATGGATAGAAGACGATAAAGCGATATTGATTTACGACCGCTACGACATCTGGGAATTCTCTCCTGATGGAAAGGCCGAACCACAAAACATTACAAATGGGTTTGGAAGGCAAAATAAAATCACCTTCCGTTACCAGAAAACCGATCCGGAAAGCAAATTTCTGGAAAAAAAGGCGCATATATGGCTTAGCGCATTTAACAATACTACTAAAGAAAACGGTTTCTACAAAAAAAACATTGGCGACCGTAAGAATCCCGAGCTGGTTGTAATGGAAAAAATGAAATATTCCGACCTGAGCAAAGCCAAAGATGCCGAGCGCTATATTTTCGACAAAGGCAGCTATGTAAATTCTCCGGATGTGTATGTATCATCGGATATGAAAACCCAGGTAAAGCTAAGTAATACCAATCCACAGCAGCAAAATTACAACTGGGGCACGGCAGAGTTGGTAAAATGGACTACACCTAAAGGTTTTAATGCCGAAGGAATATTGTATAAGCCTGAGGACTTTGATCCGGCGAAAAGGTATCCAATGATTGTTTATTTCTATGAGAAACTTTCAGATGGACTGTACACCTATAACGCTCCTGCCCCAACCCCTTCACGGTTAAATATCCCTTATTTTGTAAGCAATGGATACCTGGTATTTGCACCAGATATCAGTTATGAAAAGGGTTATCCCGGCAAATCCGCAGAAGAATTCATCAATTCAGGAGTGGAATCATTGAAGAAAAACACATGGGTTGACGGCTCTAAAATAGGAATTCAGGGCCAGAGCTGGGGTGGTTACCAGGTTGCCCATCTAATAACCAGAACCAACATGTATGCAGCAGCATGGGCAGGGGCACCAGTAGTGAACATGACTTCTGCTTATGGTGGAATGCGCTGGGAAAGTGGAATGAACAGACAGTTCCAGTATGAAAAAACACAAAGCCGCATTGGTGCTACCTTATGGGAAAAGCCAGAACTGTACATCGAGAACTCTCCTTTGTTTAAGCTGCCGAATGTAACAACCCCGGTTGTTATTATGGCCAATGATGCGGATGGTGCTGTGCCATGGTATCAGGGTATTGAAATGTTCACCGGTTTAAGACGACTTGGAAAACCCGTGTGGATGTTAAACTATAACAATGAAGCACATAATTTAATGCAAAGGCAAAACAGAAAAGATATACAGATCCGTGAGCAACAGTTCTTTGATTATTATTTAAAAGGTGCCAAAGCCCCGGTATGGATGGTAAATGGTATACCGGCAACAGAAAAAGGCAAAACATGGGGTTTTGAACTAACAGATGAAAAACCTTAA
- the yidC gene encoding membrane protein insertase YidC, which produces MDKNTFTGLFLIMIVLAGSFYFFKPSDAEIKKERERIAADSAKKAGVNPASAPAATAAVTPLVDSAALAGPFGTNITGTAKTNTLENDKLKITLTNKGGRIQSVTVKGQKTYTGKPVVLFDGDQNKFGLNLNIGGKMVNTNDLYFTAVTGNNTVAMRANYSADKYIEFIYDLKPNSSQVGFNINLNGLNQVIQGNTIALNWEATLLEQEKSSKKEQEHSAPYYKYLEKNPDHLNVAKDEEEELKEGKIEWFSFKQHFFSAVLIPAVPFDNGKLAVKVSTEPGKIKWYGATMQMPFNQLAAQNYAMNFYFGTNKFSTLKEQGHELEKQVDMGYWPLKYINRFVVLPVFNWLEGFGWSYGLIILLLTIALKVAMSPLTYKSYLSMAKMRILKPEMDEIKAKVGEDNPTLLQQEYLKLYKQVGVNPLGGCLPMLLQLPFVMAFFFFFPNLFELRGESFLWMKDLSTYDDFIKFGFNIPFIGDHLSLMCVLMTISTLIYTYFNNQISGATGQMKYIGYIMPIIFLGVLNSYPSGLNYYYFLANMLTFAQQFLIKSMVDDEKIHKTLQDNKAKPVEKKKKSGFSAKLDEYMRQQQQAAAQQKKNK; this is translated from the coding sequence ATGGATAAAAATACGTTTACAGGATTATTCCTGATCATGATCGTTTTGGCAGGTTCTTTTTATTTTTTTAAGCCCAGTGATGCGGAAATAAAAAAAGAGCGTGAAAGAATTGCTGCCGATTCGGCAAAAAAAGCCGGCGTAAACCCGGCATCAGCTCCGGCTGCAACCGCAGCGGTTACCCCCCTGGTAGATTCCGCTGCGCTGGCAGGTCCTTTTGGCACCAACATTACCGGAACTGCAAAAACAAATACCCTGGAGAACGATAAGCTAAAAATAACCTTAACCAACAAAGGAGGTAGAATCCAGTCGGTAACGGTAAAAGGACAAAAAACCTACACCGGCAAACCAGTTGTCCTGTTTGATGGGGACCAGAACAAATTTGGTCTGAACCTGAACATTGGTGGAAAAATGGTCAACACCAACGATCTTTACTTTACAGCTGTAACAGGAAATAACACCGTTGCTATGCGTGCAAACTATTCAGCCGATAAGTATATTGAATTTATCTATGACTTAAAACCAAACAGCAGCCAGGTAGGTTTCAATATCAATTTAAACGGACTAAACCAGGTAATCCAGGGCAATACCATAGCATTAAATTGGGAAGCGACGCTACTTGAGCAGGAAAAATCGAGTAAAAAAGAACAAGAACACTCTGCACCATATTATAAATACCTGGAAAAAAACCCTGATCATTTAAATGTGGCAAAGGATGAGGAAGAAGAACTAAAAGAAGGAAAGATCGAATGGTTTTCTTTCAAACAACACTTTTTCTCTGCGGTATTGATTCCTGCAGTTCCTTTTGACAATGGAAAACTGGCAGTAAAAGTAAGCACTGAGCCAGGTAAAATAAAATGGTATGGTGCAACCATGCAGATGCCTTTTAACCAGCTTGCTGCCCAGAACTATGCCATGAACTTTTATTTTGGCACCAATAAATTCTCTACTTTAAAGGAACAGGGCCACGAACTGGAAAAACAGGTTGACATGGGCTACTGGCCATTAAAATACATCAACAGGTTTGTGGTATTACCTGTGTTCAACTGGTTGGAAGGATTTGGCTGGAGCTATGGCCTGATCATCCTGCTGTTAACCATTGCATTAAAAGTTGCCATGTCGCCACTGACTTACAAATCCTACCTTTCTATGGCTAAAATGAGGATTTTGAAGCCGGAAATGGACGAGATAAAAGCCAAAGTTGGTGAAGATAACCCAACATTGCTGCAACAGGAATACCTGAAACTTTACAAACAGGTAGGTGTAAACCCACTTGGAGGGTGTTTGCCTATGCTTTTGCAGCTGCCTTTTGTAATGGCCTTCTTCTTTTTCTTCCCTAACCTGTTCGAATTAAGGGGCGAATCTTTCCTATGGATGAAAGACCTTTCTACTTATGACGATTTTATTAAGTTCGGTTTTAATATCCCGTTCATTGGTGACCACCTGAGCTTAATGTGTGTATTGATGACCATCTCTACGCTAATTTACACTTACTTTAACAACCAGATCTCTGGAGCAACAGGACAAATGAAATATATTGGCTACATCATGCCGATCATATTTTTAGGCGTACTGAACAGTTATCCATCAGGATTGAACTACTATTATTTCCTGGCCAATATGCTGACCTTTGCTCAGCAGTTCCTGATCAAATCTATGGTCGATGATGAAAAAATCCATAAGACCTTACAGGATAACAAAGCGAAACCAGTGGAGAAGAAAAAGAAGTCCGGATTTAGTGCTAAGTTAGATGAATATATGCGCCAGCAGCAACAGGCAGCTGCTCAGCAAAAAAAGAACAAGTAA